The following is a genomic window from Nicotiana tabacum cultivar K326 chromosome 3, ASM71507v2, whole genome shotgun sequence.
acCCTATTTATGGAAGTTCAATCTAGATACTTCACGTACTCACTCCgaatatatactactaactcccaTCTTAGTTCCCTGTGGATTGGGTTCTGAATActtgttgggttttattattgcaaacGACCATGTCATACCTCGTTAGAGGTGTGCACTTGGACGTGATCAGAGGTCTTCTTGAGCTTGGAATGTTGTTCAGTAAAAAAGGATTCCAGTCTATCCTTATCTTTCTCAACTTGACTAGAATAATCTTTTTAAATTGCTAACTCAACGGAGACCATCCTCAGTTGTTGTTCCAAAGCTCCTTTCTCCTCTGCAAGAACGTCCTTCTCCAACTGAAGGCCTTCAAATTGTTCTTTTTAGTTGTCAGCCTCAGTGCGCATTTCAATTAATTGTTGGTCAACCTGTGAGACCCTTTTCATAAGCTCTTTACCAATCAAATTAATCTACAAAAAGGCAAAAGAAGAGGAGTTACGAATGAGgaaaaggaaggaaagaaatatgAGTAAAGTTTTACCTTAAGAGAAGAATGAACAATGTCATTCATTAAAGTCAAAGAACTATGACCCTCCAACTTCTTCTTTTCTACGATTCCAAACAACAGTTGCAGCCATACATTGGCTTGTGTagattttttttaacaaatttcCACCCTCGGGGACTTCAATTATAACTTGTTTCATATCCCGCTTGCTGCTAGAAGTCTCAGCTTCTACATGAGGAGCGGCGGGGGCAACCATTGGGGCAACACTAGGCAAAGACACATGGGGGTTAACAGTAGGTAACAATGAAAGTGAAGCAAGTGGCAGCTCTTCGAAAATAGGCCGGAGTCCTTCTTCACCCTTAAAGCGATGGGCGAATAACCTTTTAATAGGACTTTGGGGGGTTGACTAAATTACTAGTGTCTTCATTAGAAATTTCTAATGGAACATTCTCTGGCTTATCAATAAGACTAAAGAGAATTTAACTTGACGGGAGATCATGAGAGATAGCGGTTTTATGATCTGAAGCCATGGGTCTTCTGACACCCGGTTTTCTCACCAAAGAACCTtcttcggcatcctcttcatcatcaGACTCACATACTTCAGTAGTTTTTCTCTTTGAGGAAGAAACACTCAAAATCCTTTCTTGTGCAGAATTCGCAGCAAGCCTGATTGAAGGGAACAGATGCGGGACTGATGCCACGAATGGAAAACCATAATAAGAAAGGGGTGATGAAAATGTTatacatgaacaagtaaagaagGAGATGAACCACGAGAATAAAAAGTAccgtgagttttcactttccaaccaaattTCTGTGAAAGAAATTTCCAAGATCTTTTGTCCATGGGAGCAACAGTCAACATTTTTTCTACCCAAGCACGGAAGTCGGGAATTTCTTCGAAGACTTCCATGGTTgcttgaaaattgaatatacgATTATGTAAAGGAACTGAAGACAATCTTACGTGCAAAGTTCTATTTTTCTAGAAAAGGCATGTTTCCTTCACCCACTAATCTACTAGTGGGGCAGCAACAAATCGGGCGTACCAGCCACAGTCACGATCATCCTCGGGACTGACTAAAACCTTTTTACTTCTAGATACAAGAGAAAAGACACCTTCACGAAATAGCTTaggaaagtaaagatgaaatacGTGACGGAAAGTAAAAAGAGCGAAAACCAAATCCAACAAATAACGAAGGCATGCCACTGCCCTCCATATAATGATACCCATTTTGGCCAAGGTAAAAATTAAAATAGCGACATAATTCAATGATCACTAGGTCAATACGAGGTTTAAACACTAAAGTGAAAGGGTAGGTATAAACGAAAGTGAAGCCAGCGTGGTAAGAAGTGATTCTTTGGTTGGCACCAggaattaaaacttgaaaatctGGTTTCCAATGACATTTATGTCGAACTAAAGAAAGAAAACCAGGAGTGAATAGACTTGGGTAGTGTTCAGCTGGGTTAAGTGAAGCTATAGAAGAAACTTGATTTTTCATGGCTTCACGGTCTGACACAAAAGAAAACTCTTAAGGAACAATCTCAAAAACTGTAGGCTCACGCATGGGTTCATTTTGATCTCTACTCTTAGAAGAAGATCTAGGGGTTAAAGAAGCTTTAGACCTAGAAGGAGATAGCTTGACAGAACTACTTTGAGGAGTAGAACTACGAGTAGATGATGAACAAAAATAGTGGAGTCTACCACCTCTCCTACTCCTAGTAGAGGCAGTAGAAGGAGAAAGTTCATCGAACAGCGGAGTCTACCACCTCTCATACTCCTAGTAGGGGCAGTAGAAGGAGCAAGTTCATCGACGATCACGACCTTACGAGGATCTGGTGTTGAAGAAGACAaattacaaaagaaacaacaatgGAAAGATAGAGGAGTATGCTACAAGGTTAAGGAGATGAATGGAAAGATAGAGGAGTATGCTACAAGGTTAAGGAGATGAAtgcaaagaagaaggaaaaggatttCAGAAAATCAAGCATGATGAAGTATTTATAAGAAGAAGCAACTGTCATCCAGGTCGGTCATTATGAACTATCATAATAGAACCGTCACTTCGTGACTGGTGCAGAtgcaaaaaaaaaacttaaaaagcACTGAGAAACTGCATAACCAATCAGGGTAAGCCACGTGGATTGGCATTAAACAGATGTGACATATGTCATATCAATTATGAAGAAGGCATTATGATACTTGAGAAACGGCGGCAATGAATTTCCGCCATAAATACTTACCActtcccgaatattttgttaagaATATTCAAAAAGTGGGAGGAGGGGGGTTATCTGTATTAGTGGAAAAAGACATGACACGTGGACCATCAATAAGGTGACATGTGGCATTGAGTTAAAGAATTCAAGAAGGCATGGGAGAAATACCCTCGGGATTTCTTTAGGAAAGAAACCGGCTTTGACAGctggaaagaagaaaaataggggTGGAATGTATTAAGACCATTAAAGAAGGAAGGTGCACGAATCTATcttaaataaggaaaggaaatcgaCACACAATCGTGGTTACGAGAAATCCTCAGTCATAAACGTTTTCGTTACGATTATATATAGAAACGGGTAATTAAGGCAATTTATGTTATTAATCAGTCGGAATTAAGTATGGAACCCGTTATAATTGTATGCTCATATATAAGGACTTAGTCCTTATTTGTAATGACAACGAATTATTATTGAAAATATATGCAATCATTCTTTACTTTATTCAAAAAGTTCTAACCGCAATCTTGGGAGCAATTGTCAGTCTATTTCGTGTTTTCATTCCTTATTAATtattttcattctttgctttATTATTCAAATTACTAGGAAAGTGAAGTAAatcttggttatcagtaacccgattTCTTCTTGATATTAACTTTGACCGAGAAATCTATTTTCGGGTTAAACGGGtatgatttaaaataaatagCTAAATGCATTCTCGTTGTGTCATGTTAATTACTTTATAAGTTAAAcctgtatacgggtgaaatcggGGCTAACATACACCTCGATTTTTCGGCGGATTAAACGAAGTAAGAGTATGAATATAGGAGTGCTCGCCATCTGACCTAATAAGACGATGCATCCCGGGCTCGAGATGAGTTCTGAGACTTCGGGAAGCGCAACGAACGGTTGAAGGCGACAGATAGAGGGTCGTGATATTCGGAACCCACTGGATATCACGGTGCAGATCTGCTCGATGGCGGTTGTGGATCAATAATTAATGAGAGAGGAGGATTTTTACCCTTTCTAGACTTGTacgaaactctcctactatataaagggaagtTTTTTCTTTGGTAGGACATATTGTAACACGCGAACCAATGCAATAAAAATTCATCTTTCTGCTTTCTAGCTATTGCAAAGTTTTTATTGTATTGCCGCTCTTCATACACAATTGGCTTCGAACTGAGGATCAGATCGAGGACCAAACTACTGTCCAGCCTAAATACGAGTCAGACCGTAACATcacaattggtttgattattcattttatttttaactcttttatctaacattcttgattatttgtgttaAATCAATCCATGTctccttaaaatcgcgtataaatttaatttttagggtaaacaagaCTATTCACATAACTCAGCATAATAATGTTTTGATTCGAATCGCATTAGTAACCACTAAAACTTACGTGCTCGAACAACCGGAAAAGAAAAATGTGAAGCTGCAAGTTATAAGAGCACGTGTTAAGCGCttaaaacaaattaaataaaaatattatctccTTCAACAGTTTAAGTTCTTATAAACTATTCACATAAATTAACAAACtcagaatttaaaatttatgaattttaaatttGTTAACAAACTCATAGCTCCTCTTAATATTAAGTTCGTATTTaagtatttatatatatttaattaaattttttaatataaatataaagtcTAAGCAAAAGCTACTAAGTTCGTTCTAGCTCCGTCCTAACTAAGAATCTATAGTCCCCATATAAAGTGATAAGTTCAAACAAATTATATTAATTCAAATATGCGACTATTAGAAGTCTTGGACTAATTAATAGtacaaaaagaagaagacaagTTTAACTCCTCCATGTAACCTTAATAAACATGTTTTGtcaaatgcaagaaaagagaaTTCACAATACACTTGCTAGTAATTGCTTGGAACCTCTGTTTTCCCAACAAATATGTACTCCTATGTCGTATGACTGAAGCGTTAATTTTCCAATCCGCCCACGTTGCCCCTCACTATTAGTACTCCCTAGCTCAAGTGCTCCAACTTGTCAGGATATTAATTCCTTATTCACTCTATAGTCATGGAACAAAAACAATCAAACTCCGAAATTGATCAGTCCCCTAATTTTTCTATAGCTGTAGATTATGATCAGAAAGCCACTGAATTCCGTCCATTTTCATTATCTTCACCTCACATGCGAGCTTTTCACCTTGCATGGCTCTCTCTATTTTCTTGTTTCTTCTCCACTTTTGCTATCCCCCCACTTCTTGAAGTCATTCGTAAAGACCTTAATCTCACTGAAACTGACATTGGAAGAGCTGGAATTGCTTCTTTCGTTGGTTCCATTTTCTCTCGCCTAGCGATGGGCCCCGCATGTGACGTGTTCGGTCCACGTGTTGCCTCTGCCACGCTGTCTCTCCTCACTGCCCCAGTAGTTCTCTCAACTTGTCTCATATCCTCCCCACAAGGCTTCATCTTGGTTCGGTTTTTAATCGGTTTTTGCTTGGCTAATTTCGTGGCTAGCCAATTTTGGATGAGTTGTATGTTCTCTGGATGTGTTGTTGGGCTTGCAAATGGATTTGCTGCTGGTTGGGCCAATGTTGGGTCTGGTCTGACCCAATTAGCCATGCCACTCGTATATTCACTCTTCACAAGCTGCTTAAATATACCTTCATTTATTTCGTGGCGTATTGCATTTATTTTCCCAGCAATATTTCAAGCCGTGACAGCAATTATGGTCCTAGTGTACGGCCAAGACTTGCCTGACGGTAACTACAAGCGCAAGAAAATAACAGGCCACAAGCCTAGTGAAAATATTTTGAGCATAGTTTTAAATGGGCTAAAGAATTACAGGGGATGGATATTGGGTATAACATATGGATTTTGCTTTGGAGTTGAATTAACTACAGATAATATAATAGCGGAGTATTATTACGAGAGGTTTCATGTAAATATTGATGTAGCAGGGGGGATCGCGGCGAGTTTTGGTGTAGCGAATTGTGTGTCGAGGCCAGTAGGTGGAATTATATCTGATAAGATGGGGAAGAGATTTGGGATGAGAGGGAGGTTATGGAGTTTGTGGGTGGTGCAAACGGTGGCTGGATTGCTGTGTATACTGCTTGGGCGAGTCAATACAGTTGGGGTCTCTGTTTTGGTAATggcttgtttttctctctttgttcAAGCTGCTTCGGGCCTCACATTTGGTATTGTGCCTTTTGTCTCCAAAAGGTAAATCTACAAATTTCCTCATTTTAATAACTAATACTGACGTTCAATATTTGTGAATGCTCAACtcattatttacaaataattacaTCACTCGTGATATCATAATGTACAAGTTAAACtaatttatcttttcttttttttttttggtgcaaAGTTAAACTAGTTTCTTAGTTAAACTCTCTATTAATTGATGGTgtcaagttttttttctttttggaatacGGAAGTATTTTTCAACAAAAGGATGGTAAACTCTTTATTAGTTAGCCTTAATTGATATAAATGGGGGAATTTTTCTTCTCTTCCTCTTTCAACCGCAAAAATACTGATTATCCGAATTCCGATTAGGACACGAGAAGGTCTCTACCTCAATGATATAGAGTAAAGTAACCCCCTTGAATGTTCACCCGCAGAATTAATAAATAGCAGTCCACTTAattacttaaactaaaaatagtcgacggatatatataatatataatctatgtataccaattaaaagaaataaaaaataacaccGGCCGGCTATTTGGGTAAAAATCCTTAAATTTATAGGGAGGAAGAAAATCCAAccatttaatttaaaatataaataaatatatttcgcaGAAGCTAAGAAAGGTAGAaaagttttattttgtatttcatACAATTTACATTAGTTGCATGAGGTTCTTTTTTCTCTTATAAATTTGTGGACCCAATCCACATAAATTTGGTCCACAAAAATCTAGATTTACAAAACTGGGACAAAAAAGTTACTCAAGacccaaaataaaattttcaaaaaaaggtGCGTCTCCTCGATC
Proteins encoded in this region:
- the LOC107825950 gene encoding high affinity nitrate transporter 2.7, which translates into the protein MEQKQSNSEIDQSPNFSIAVDYDQKATEFRPFSLSSPHMRAFHLAWLSLFSCFFSTFAIPPLLEVIRKDLNLTETDIGRAGIASFVGSIFSRLAMGPACDVFGPRVASATLSLLTAPVVLSTCLISSPQGFILVRFLIGFCLANFVASQFWMSCMFSGCVVGLANGFAAGWANVGSGLTQLAMPLVYSLFTSCLNIPSFISWRIAFIFPAIFQAVTAIMVLVYGQDLPDGNYKRKKITGHKPSENILSIVLNGLKNYRGWILGITYGFCFGVELTTDNIIAEYYYERFHVNIDVAGGIAASFGVANCVSRPVGGIISDKMGKRFGMRGRLWSLWVVQTVAGLLCILLGRVNTVGVSVLVMACFSLFVQAASGLTFGIVPFVSKRSLGVISGMTGSGGTLGAVITQFLLFSGSSKFSTQTSISIMGLLMLVFTLPITLIYFPKWGGMFCGSSIDEDDENYHLLD